AACAACAGTCCCTGTCACCATATCTGCATCCTCTTCACATAAAAACAATACCGTTCGAGCAATATCTTCCCCTGTGCCAGAACGACCGATTGGTGTCTCAGAATCCGGATGCTCTCTCGCTTGTTGAATCGTTGCTTCCTTCATCTCTCCTAATATATTACCAGGACAAACCATATTTGCCGTAATCCCGTATTCGGCCTCTTCAATTGAGATCGTCTTCATAAGTGAGACAAGTCCTACTTTTGCAGCACCATAAGCCGAGCGGTAAATCCAACCTGGTGCACTATTAGCCCCTTGGAAGCCGTACATCACAATGCGACCATATTGTTGCTCACGCATAATTGGGACAACCTTTTTTAGTAAATGATAGACCGCACTCAAGTTTCCCTCAATCATTTCGTACCATTCCGCTTCTTCGTAATCAACGAGCTTTTTACGCTCAAAGACATAGGGCCCAGCGTTATTAATGAGTAGATCGATTTTGCCAAAACGATCGGTTGTTTCTATTACAACACGTTCAATATCTTCCTTCTTAGTGACATCTGCTTGGATAAATTGCAGACGCTCATGTGCCTCTTGCCAACGCTGTTTGATCTTTTCGACCGCTTTAAGGTCGCTTCTATATGTAACAGTAACGGAATAGCCTTCTTTCAACAATGCTTCTGTGACCTGAACACCTAATCCTTTAGAACCAGCCGTAATTAATGCATGTCTCATTAAGTATTCCCCTCTCAAATCAAGCTCTTTTCCTTGATCATACTATGTCCTTTCATGAAAGTAAAAAGACTCGCCTGAACAAAAAAAACACGCGCACTACATTTCATGTAGTGGCGTGTTTTCACTAGCTAAGTTGCTCCTCATTTGAGCTCTCTTCTTGATCGTTTTGCTGATTCTTTTGAGGCTGTTTTGAATGTGTCTCATTTGTGCCTGCATAATAGGCATTCATGACTTGATCATGGACAGCATTCACACCTTCCTCGTCATACATCGAACCTGTTAACTTATGCTCTTTCATGCGAAATCACTCTCCCTAATTGGCTTGTATTTCACATGTAGTATGCACTTGTTTAGGATCATTTATGTTACTGAAACCGCACCTTCTTCTCCAGGCTGTAACAAGTTTTCTGCTTTTTTAATAGCGGATCGCACTTGATTAAATCCAGTTCCACCAGCACTGTTTCGACGCTCGACAACGGTCTTAGGTTGGAGAACGGTAAAGATATCTTTTTCAAATAAGTCACTTGCCTTCTTATAATCATCCATCGACAAGTCTAACAAGTAGACATTTGCTTGAATAGCCTGTAAAACAAGCTTCCCCACAATCTCATGTGCCTCGCGAAATGGCATTCCTTTTGTGGCTAAATAATCGGCTAGCTCTGTTGCATTTGAAAAATCTTGATGAACAGCCTTCTCCATCGTTTCTGATTTAACTGTCATTGTTTCAATCATTCCAGCAAAAATTTTTAATGAACCTTTCACGGTTTCAACCGCATCAAACATGCCTTCTTTATCTTCTTGCATATCTTTGTTATACGCAAGAGGCAATCCTTTTAGAACGGTCAATAAAGAGAACAAGCTCCCGTAAACGCGACCTGTTTTCCCGCGAATCAATTCAGCCATATCTGGGTTTTTCTTTTGCGGCATAATACTACTGCCTGTGGCAAAACTGTCATCCATCTCAACAAATTGAAACTCTTGAGACGACCACAAAATTAACTCTTCACACAATCTTGAAAGATGCATCATTAACGTCGCTGAAGCACTCAAAAATTCAAGGATAAAATCACGGTCACTAACCGCATCTAAACTATTTTCATATAGTCCATCAAATCCTAACAATTCCGCTGTATATTGACGATCAATCGGAAATGTCGTTCCAGCCAACGCTCCTGCACCAAGCGGTGAAATATTCAATCGCTTTAAACTATCTTGATAGCGACTATAATCACGTTCAAGCATCCAAAAGTATGCGAGTAAATGATGTGCAAATGAAATCGGTTGTGCTCTTTGAAGATGAGTATATCCTGGTACCAGTGTTTCGACATGCTGCTTCGCTTGATCTAATAGGGCAGTTTGTACCGATTTCACAGCCTCCATAATCTCTAATGTTTCGTGTCGTAAGTACATATGCATGTCTGTTGCGACTTGGTCGTTACGACTGCGTCCTGTATGCAACTTACCACCGACTGGTCCAATCTCATCAATCAAGAGTTTTTCAAGATTGAGGTGAATGTCTTCATTCTGAACAGAGAATATCAACTCACCTGCCTCCGCTTTCTTTTGCAACGTTTTAAGGCCTGTTTGAATTTGCTCCACTTCATCCATCGGGAGGATTCCACACTTTCCGAGCATCGTTACATGGGCCAAACTCCCCGTGATATCTTCGTGGACGAGTTTCTGATCAAAACCGATCGATGCACCAAATGCATCGACCCATTCACTTGCTGATTTTGTAAAACGTCCTCCCCATAACTTACTCACAGTTTGACTTCCTCCTTCTTTTTGTTCACCATGCTGTGTACTTTCGTCGGTAATCCCCAAAGTGAAATAAAACCGACTGCCGCATTATGATCAAATTCATCGTCTTTTGTATATGTTGCTAGCTTCTCATTATATAAAGAGAACTCTGATTTCCGTCCTTCGACAATCGCATGTCCTTTAAATAGTTTTACACGAACGACACCCGTGACAGATTTTTGTGTTTCTTTTAAAAACGCAGCAATCGCAGGTTGAAGCGGCGAGAACCATAGCCCTTCATAAATTAATTCTGTGAATTTCTTTTCAACAACTGGCTTAAAATGAGCAACTTCTTTAGGAAGAGTTAAATCTTCTAACTCTTTATGCGCTTTAATTAATGTCATCGCACCTGGACACTCATAGACCTCACGAGATTTAATTCCAACAAGACGGTTCTCGACATGGTCAATACGTCCAACCCCATGTTTGCCTGCTAGTTGATTCAAAGCTAGAATTAATTCATCTAATGGATACGCTTTACCGTCTAAGCTAATTGGTACACCTTGTTCAAATTCAATCTCAATGATATCGGCTATATCTGGCGTGTTCTCAAGTGCAGCTGTTAACTCATATGCGCCCTCAGGTGGCGTTGCCCAAGGATCTTCAAGGACCCCACACTCATTACTACGTCCCCATAAGTTCTGATCAACAGAGTACGGATTATCTAAATCAACTGGAATTGGAATGTTATGTTGTTTCGCATAAGCAATTTCTTCATCACGTGACCAACCCCACTCACGTACTGGGGCCAGCACCTCTAGGTCAGGATTTAGAGCTTGAATTGACACTTCAAACCGAACCTGGTCGTTCCCTTTTCCCGTGCACCCATGTGCAACCGCATCGGCACCAGTTTGTGCGGCAATCTCTACTAATTTTTTCGAGATAAGCGGACGAGACAATGCCGAAACAAGTGGATATTTTTGTTCATATAATGCATGAGCTTGCAGAGCAGGAAGCACAAAGCCTTCTGCATATTCTTTCTTTGCATCAATTGTATAAGATTGGATCGCTCCTACTTTTAAAGCTTTCTCTTTTATAAAGTCTAAATCTTTACCTTCGCCAACATCTAGGCCAACAGCAATAACATCATAGCCTTTATCTGCTAACCACTTGATTGCAACCGAAGTATCTAACCCGCCTGAATATGCTAATACAACCTTTTTGTTTTTCATTTTTTATTCCCCCCTATATGAATATTAATACCGAAAGTATTATTTTTATGCATAAATACGTATAAAATGAGGTGAATCAATTTTGAATTCGCCTGTATAAAACCAAACAATTAACTTATTAATATACATAACACTTTATCAACGATTCTTCATTTTGACAAGAGTTTTTCAAAAAAATTTTTAGTTTTATGTTCAAAGTTACACAACTTCGTTACAATAAAAAGAAAGGAGTGGTCGATATGAATGTAGAATTCATGTATGATCAAAGGCTTCACATACATTTACCCGTTCTTCATACTAGCTGGGACAACCTTGATTCTGACACACAAGGATATGTGTTAGAGAAGTGGGAAGAAAGTAGAGGAATCATTCCTGATCGAGTGAAAGAGCTAGAGATCGTAATCAATAAGAAACAGGCTGCCTTAGAGTCTGAAATGAATTTTGAACAGTCATGTATAATAAATAGCGAGATCTCTGAATTTGCTTCTAAGATTAATGATCTATGGATTTGGTTTAGACTAGATCTCTCTCTTTCAGCACAACAAAAAAGCTCGCCTTGATGCCTAGATCAAGACGAGCCTGTTCTGTTTTACCGATCGATTCGTTCAATTAATAATCTTTTTTGATAGAATTTATGTGCTACTTCAATAACTTGTTGAGACAGTCGATAATTCAGACCTGCACCGACAGCCATACCAATAAGAGGTAATCCTTGAATCATTTTTTTTCGAAGCATCGTAATGACAAAGCTTTTCGCAATTTGTCTGACGAAATGTTGTAGCCATTCTGGTTCAATTACTTCTCCTTCTCCCCCGTAAAAGACATCCTCTACATTATGTCCTTCTAGATCCGACCATAGCTTGTCCCAATGATGCGCTTGGAATGCTTTTGGTAAAGTTGCTAGGTGGAATAATTTTAAGGCGATCACCATCTCGTCGGGACGTTTTAAATCATAGCCATAAATACAAGCTATCTGTTGGATTGAACGCAAGTTAATGGCCACGGCTGCAGGTAAGTCGGCAGCTAGAAGAAACATCCCTCCCATCCCTGTCAATCCGCCTTGTGATAGTGATAACAATCGCTGCTTAGCCATCAATTGCTCGGTCATATAATTGAGTTGTTCCATCGATAAATCCCGCATATCAGAACTATCCACCACTGCGGGATCAAACACTTGCGCATATTGAATGATTCTCTTCTTTACCTCTTCATGAGACCTGGTATTTTGTAACCAGGCATGTAAATGAATAAACAAATGATCAAGTTGACGTACAACCTTCTCTTTACGAGTTGGACCTAACTGCTCAAATAACTTATCAGACCATTTTAAATACGTATATTCTACATCCGTCGGTTCATAGTCAAAATATGTTCTTTCCCATTCTCGTATAGACTCTAGACGATGTTGCTCTTTGCTCTTTGTCATCGTTACTCACCTTCTTCTGCTATCTTTTCTAGTTATGATTTAGGATGAAACATTTTCCGCTTAAAAAGTGGTGAATAGACCCACTCTTCTTCTGTTCTTTCATGGAGCATCTCAATTGCATGCAGCTTTGTATTCAGCTGTTTAAGAGACGCAAATAAGATAGCCTCTGCTGTTTTTTCTGATACCGCACTCCCATAGCCAGTTTCTACTTCGCCATTTTGACTCAAAAGAAGATGCTTCAATGCTATTACTTCTACATCATTCTCTGAAATTCCTGCCTCTCTCGCGGCATCATTAATCATCTCAATGCCAAGTACTAGGTGACCCATTAATTCACCGCTCGTCGTATAATCAGGAGCCACAACATCACGCAATGCTTTTGTTTTACCAATATCAGATAACATACATGCAGTAAGGACTAGATCACGGTTCACATAAGGATAAAGTGGCAACAACTGATACGCTGCTTGAGCGAGTTGCACAATTTGGTGTAGCAACCCTGCATAGTACGCATGATGATACATCTTTGAAGCAGGCAATGTCGTTATCCGTTCTCGCACTTGACGCCTAGAAAACAATTGTTTCATGATCGTCCGTAAAATTGGAGACGTGATTTCCTCCATCATCATTCGCAATTCTTGCCATAAATCTTCCCGCGAAATTCCTCTTCTCGAAATAAGCTCACTCACCAACACATCATCTTCAGGTGTGACTAGACGAACGCGAGACAGTTTTAACAACTTTTTTTGTTTATAGGTAACAACAACACCTTCTCCTTTAATCAACACTTTTGGCTGGAGTTGCTCCTTTTGTTCTAGTGTAAGGTCCCATAACTGAGCTGGGACGAGCTCTAAATTCCGTTCAAGCAATAGCGTTGCGTACTCACTTCCGTTTGAAGCTTGCCTGAACTCGCGCTCTCGAATTAAAAAGAAGTCTGTCACCTTCTCCCCATCTTGCGCCTCTAAAAATAGAGCCATAGCCGCTCCCCCTCTAACTTCTTTCTCATTGTCTATATGTACTCTTAACTGTCTATCTATATGATAGCTTGTTTTGAGGCATGAAGTAAAATGTATGGATATAAAAATAAGCACTGCTCACAATCGATGTAAGCAATGCTTGTAGTTATTGGATTATTGAGAAAGACGCACTGTATCACGTGCAATCATAACTTCTTCATTCGTTGGGATAATGATTACTTTAACTGGTGAGTGAGGGTAGTTAATAAACGCCTCTTTCCCACGTACTTGGTTAAGAGCTGGATCCCAGTAAACGCCCATGAATTCTAAGCCTTTTAATACACGCTCACGAATCACGTCACTGTTTTCACCAATACCAGCTGTGAAGATGATCGCATCGACGCCACTCATACGTGCTGCGTAAGAACCGATATACTTATGAATACGTGATGTGAACACTTCAAGAGCTAGCTCCGCGCGCTCATTACCAGCTTCTGCTTCACTTTCGATGTCACGTAGGTCACTTGAGAAACCAGACACACCGAGAAGTCCACTTCTCTTATTTAGAGTGTCAAGAACACCTGTTGCATCTTGTCCTGTTTTTTCCATAATGTATGGAATTAAAGCAGGGTCAATGTTACCAGAACGTGTTCCCATTGTCACACCTGCAAGTGGTGTGAAGCCCATTGATGTATCGATTGATTTTCCACCTTCAATAGCCGCAATACTTGCACCATTACCAAGGTGACAAGAAAGTAAGCGAAGTTGTTCAATCGGACGATCTAATAATTCAGCAGCACGCTCTGATACATACTTATGAGATGTTCCGTGGAAACCATATTTACG
Above is a genomic segment from Bacillus sp. FJAT-45037 containing:
- a CDS encoding EcsC family protein; this translates as MTKSKEQHRLESIREWERTYFDYEPTDVEYTYLKWSDKLFEQLGPTRKEKVVRQLDHLFIHLHAWLQNTRSHEEVKKRIIQYAQVFDPAVVDSSDMRDLSMEQLNYMTEQLMAKQRLLSLSQGGLTGMGGMFLLAADLPAAVAINLRSIQQIACIYGYDLKRPDEMVIALKLFHLATLPKAFQAHHWDKLWSDLEGHNVEDVFYGGEGEVIEPEWLQHFVRQIAKSFVITMLRKKMIQGLPLIGMAVGAGLNYRLSQQVIEVAHKFYQKRLLIERIDR
- a CDS encoding SDR family oxidoreductase; its protein translation is MRHALITAGSKGLGVQVTEALLKEGYSVTVTYRSDLKAVEKIKQRWQEAHERLQFIQADVTKKEDIERVVIETTDRFGKIDLLINNAGPYVFERKKLVDYEEAEWYEMIEGNLSAVYHLLKKVVPIMREQQYGRIVMYGFQGANSAPGWIYRSAYGAAKVGLVSLMKTISIEEAEYGITANMVCPGNILGEMKEATIQQAREHPDSETPIGRSGTGEDIARTVLFLCEEDADMVTGTVVEVTGGVDVIHRYR
- a CDS encoding CMP-binding protein, with protein sequence MALFLEAQDGEKVTDFFLIREREFRQASNGSEYATLLLERNLELVPAQLWDLTLEQKEQLQPKVLIKGEGVVVTYKQKKLLKLSRVRLVTPEDDVLVSELISRRGISREDLWQELRMMMEEITSPILRTIMKQLFSRRQVRERITTLPASKMYHHAYYAGLLHQIVQLAQAAYQLLPLYPYVNRDLVLTACMLSDIGKTKALRDVVAPDYTTSGELMGHLVLGIEMINDAAREAGISENDVEVIALKHLLLSQNGEVETGYGSAVSEKTAEAILFASLKQLNTKLHAIEMLHERTEEEWVYSPLFKRKMFHPKS
- a CDS encoding acetate kinase, with amino-acid sequence MAKIIAINAGSSSLKFQLLTMPEEEVLTKGLVERIGLGDGVFTIEVNGEKHKETTDIPDHSVAVKILLEKLTGLNIISSLDEIDGIGHRVVHGGEKFNDSVLITDEVLAGIDEMSELAPLHNPANLVGIRAFKEVLPNVTAVAVFDTAFHQTMPESSFLYSLPYEYYTDFGIRKYGFHGTSHKYVSERAAELLDRPIEQLRLLSCHLGNGASIAAIEGGKSIDTSMGFTPLAGVTMGTRSGNIDPALIPYIMEKTGQDATGVLDTLNKRSGLLGVSGFSSDLRDIESEAEAGNERAELALEVFTSRIHKYIGSYAARMSGVDAIIFTAGIGENSDVIRERVLKGLEFMGVYWDPALNQVRGKEAFINYPHSPVKVIIIPTNEEVMIARDTVRLSQ
- the argH gene encoding argininosuccinate lyase, with amino-acid sequence MSKLWGGRFTKSASEWVDAFGASIGFDQKLVHEDITGSLAHVTMLGKCGILPMDEVEQIQTGLKTLQKKAEAGELIFSVQNEDIHLNLEKLLIDEIGPVGGKLHTGRSRNDQVATDMHMYLRHETLEIMEAVKSVQTALLDQAKQHVETLVPGYTHLQRAQPISFAHHLLAYFWMLERDYSRYQDSLKRLNISPLGAGALAGTTFPIDRQYTAELLGFDGLYENSLDAVSDRDFILEFLSASATLMMHLSRLCEELILWSSQEFQFVEMDDSFATGSSIMPQKKNPDMAELIRGKTGRVYGSLFSLLTVLKGLPLAYNKDMQEDKEGMFDAVETVKGSLKIFAGMIETMTVKSETMEKAVHQDFSNATELADYLATKGMPFREAHEIVGKLVLQAIQANVYLLDLSMDDYKKASDLFEKDIFTVLQPKTVVERRNSAGGTGFNQVRSAIKKAENLLQPGEEGAVSVT
- a CDS encoding argininosuccinate synthase is translated as MKNKKVVLAYSGGLDTSVAIKWLADKGYDVIAVGLDVGEGKDLDFIKEKALKVGAIQSYTIDAKKEYAEGFVLPALQAHALYEQKYPLVSALSRPLISKKLVEIAAQTGADAVAHGCTGKGNDQVRFEVSIQALNPDLEVLAPVREWGWSRDEEIAYAKQHNIPIPVDLDNPYSVDQNLWGRSNECGVLEDPWATPPEGAYELTAALENTPDIADIIEIEFEQGVPISLDGKAYPLDELILALNQLAGKHGVGRIDHVENRLVGIKSREVYECPGAMTLIKAHKELEDLTLPKEVAHFKPVVEKKFTELIYEGLWFSPLQPAIAAFLKETQKSVTGVVRVKLFKGHAIVEGRKSEFSLYNEKLATYTKDDEFDHNAAVGFISLWGLPTKVHSMVNKKKEEVKL